The sequence below is a genomic window from Sander lucioperca isolate FBNREF2018 chromosome 6, SLUC_FBN_1.2, whole genome shotgun sequence.
ACCTTTAAGTGACAAAAAGAATACAAACATTGTCAAACTTTTTTTCTAGTACGAACACAACTGTGGAAATTGAACGAAATACTGCTCATCTACGTTTACAGTGATACAACTGGATTTCAACTGGTGAAAAATTGAAGTGTCTCTCAAAATCGTAATGTAGTGTCAACAAAACAGACCTGTTCTTGTCATTTGTCTGCAGTTATATCTCTCTCCTTGGGTGTATCATGTTTACTTtcctttttctcctctctcttttctctgcttctgctCCGACGAtccctgtctctatctctctccctctccctgtctcGGTCTTTGCCCCGGTCTTTCCCACgttctctgtccctgtctcgTTCCCTGCTTCGGGATCTGTCCCGTCTCCTGTCTCGCTCACGTTCGCGCTCTCGATCACGGTTTCTCCCTCTGTCGCGGTCGTGGTCCCTCTTGTCAGAATCCCTGCCTTTGTCTTtatccctgtctctctcccggTCTCTCCTCTTGTCTGTGTCTTGATCCCTGTGCCGCTCTCCTTCCGTGTCCCTGTGCCTCtcgccctccctccctctgctgCGGTCTCTTTCTCGGGTACGCTCCGGATCATGTTCTCTTTCTCGGGTACGTTCAGGATCACGGTCTCTTTCTCGCCCTCGCTCCGGGTGGTGTTCTTTTTCTCGGGTATGTTCAGGATCACGGTCTCTTTCTCGGCCACGCTCCGGATCGCGGTCTCTTTCTCGACCACTCTCGGGATCGCGGTCTCTTTCTCGACCACGCTCAGGATCGCGGTCTCTTTCTCGGCCACGCTCCGGATCGCGGTCTCTTTCTCGGCCACGCTCCGGATCGCGGTCTCTTTCTCGGCCACGCTCTGGATCGCGGTCTCTTTCTCTGCCACGCTCCGGATCGCGATCTCTTTCTCGGGTACGCTCCGGATCGCGGTCTCTTTCTCGGGTACGCTCCGGATCGCGGTCTCTTTCTCGGCTGCGCTCTGGATCGTGGTCCCTTTCTCTCGCTCTATCCCACTCTCGCTCTCTGCTCCACTGCTTGCCCTGGCCCCTGTCCCATGAAGGCCTGCCGGCGTGGGGGACTTCCCGCTCTCTTTCCCTCCGGCGGTCCTCGGAcagctccctctgtctctcttcagaGTGTTGTGAGGGACCAGAAGCAGGTTCTCTGTGCCCTCCTTCAAAGCGACTAAAGCAATCGCCACTGCGGGGTTCTGAGTCCTCTCGGGTggtgctgctcctcctcctcatttcAGGAGAGTGGCGGCGCCAGTGGTCGTCCCGGTGCATGTCTGGACTGTGGGCTCCCATGCGACTTGGAGGACCTATGGGAGCCTCTGGAGGAGTTGGCAGTAGTGGCCCACTGTGGCGAACAGGTCTAGCCTCATCAGAGTGCCTATCGAAGCGGTACCGCTCTGATCCTCCAAAATGCTGAAAAAGGTGGGGTCTATTCTCCTGAGGGGGAGGACCTCGGTTCTCATCAAAAGATCCTCGATGTGGTGGTGAGGAGTGAGGTCTGGAGCTCCCGTACTGGTTATGTGGATTGAAGTGCTGTCCACTCATCTCGCTACTTGAAGGTGGGCCTCTTCTGTCCTCATACTGGTTAGGTGGAGGTCCCCGGTACGCTGGACCTGGCGGAGGACCCTGATTGTCTTTAAAAACATGGAGATCCACATTTAGCTTAAAAGCATTGGAATTGTCTTTGTTATAATGTTCTGCAGGGCCTCGAGGTTGGTCTACCATCGGGGGTTGAGCCCCATGGTCACCAAACTGAGATGGCGGGGGACCCCTGGGCCCTGGGAAGTGGGACGGAGGAGGAAGTCGGTTTTCAAAGTGACCAGGAGGTGGCCCCGTAAAAGGCGGAGGAGGACCTCTGTTGGCAGGGAAATTAAATGGTGGTGGAAGACCAGTGAATCTTGGTGGAGGTAAACTGTTCTGTCCATCAAAAGTAGGAGGTGGGGGAAGGCCTGTAGGGTGACCTTGCTGTCTAATGTGCTGTGGGGGAATGGAGGGATCAAACATTTGAGGAGCAGGGCCTCTCTGGGCCATTGGAGGGAATGATGGCGGTGGTCCTCTGGGTGGCATTATATTCTGGGGAGGTGGTCCAGGAGGGACCTGCTGCTGCAGTGGCTGGGGGCTTGGCCACTGGTTCTGATAGGGAGGGTATGCCGTCGGAGGAGGACCATATTGCTGGCTGTTGTCACTCTGCATGGGGAGAGGACCACGTACAGGGAGAGGAACATGGATGGGTGGAGGGGGTCCCTGCATAGGAGGACCTGACATTGGAGGAAGACCCTGCATGGGTGGTGGCATAGACATCGGCGGAGGCCTCATTATCAGGCTTTGTCCCTGCATGCGATGGGGCGGAGGGAAGTTGGATGGTGGGGTAATGTCAGCTGGTGGTCTGTATTCGCTGTCAAAGCCTGGTGTTGACATGTAATGCGGCATGTGATGGGACTGAGTGTCAACCTTTGTTGTGCTCTGAGTGAGTACTGGGATTGTCGACGTTATCGTGGAGGTGTTTGCAGGCTCATTAAAATAACTTGTGGTTGGTGCATCTTGGCTATTCTCCTCATACTCTGGGTCCTCACCAGCTTTTAAAATACTGGCAGCATTTGGCCAAATACTGTACTTGTCCATCTCGGTTTCCGCCTTGAGTGGCTCAGCTTCCTCAGTTTTCACTTCTTTCTCATCCATGTAGTTGAACTCCATATCAGGTTCCACCTCCTCTCCTAATAAAGGAATTGCTACATCTGCCTCGTCTGACTGCATGAAGGGTAGCGTTTCGCTTATCACTTCATTATGAGGCAGTGATGTCTCTGAGCCTTGTAAGGAGTCTGGGAGTTCAGTTACATCAGACAGCTGAGGCTCTTGAACCACAGGTTGTGGGGAAGGAGTAGAATCTTCCAACAGAGCAGATGTCTCCTCTTGCTCTTCGGGATCATCAGTCAGCTTCCTGCCAGCCGCAGCCTGGCGAGGATCCCTGCTCTGTCGGGGATCTCTCTTCTGGTTGATCAAGGGAGCAACCGTTGAGGACTTCACTAGTTCCTCAACCTTTTTGCCAAGCTGCAGTAGCTGAGTGTTGCCCAAAAGGGATTTGGCAGGTTGAGTTAAGAGTGTGTCTGAAAGTGTCGATGAGGCACCAGGTGTCCCTGTAGAGGACGTTTGCTGCTCTCCCTTTTTCTGGAATGTCTGATCCCCAATCTGTTTAAGGCTCTCCAAGATCTTTTGTGGATCAGTTACAGATTCAGTTGGAATCTTAGCTTTACCTGGTACTACAGTTTTGACCTCTTCAAAAATTGAGTCATCCTCTGGGTCATACGCTACATCATCACCTTCATTCGCAACCACCTCGGGCTGCTTAGAGATTTCAGGTTTGCTTACTACCTCTACAGGCTTCTTAGGCACATTATAGCCCCTACTGGGGTCATACTCTTCTTCTGGATCATACGGTCGGTCATCATCCTCCTCCACCAGTTTCTCTTTAGAGCTCTGTGCAAACTGCTGCATGGTAGCGGGCGGGACGAGTAGTTCTCCACCCTGATCAGACGGAGAGTTGGAAGCTTCTGAATCATGCTTTTTCTTCCCAAAAAGAGTGTTGAGGATGGTCTGAAGAGGAGTGGCAGCTGCTGCAGAGGAAGCAACAGAGCTAGATGAGGATGGGGAGTCCTTGCCAGTGGTAGTGGATGTGACTTTAACAGAGGACAAGAAGGAAAGGACTGAGGAGGTGGCCACAGTGCTGCTTGAGGTCTCAGAGGAGTTGGGTGGAGGTGACCCAGGAGGAGTCGTACTGAAGGGGATGTCAAGACTCTGTCGTGTTAATCTTTCTGCTCTGACTGAAGGAGATGGCTTTGGAAGGCCAGTGTCATCGACATCTTTGGTTTGAGTCTTGGACCGTTTTTCCTCAAATTCCAACGGTGCACCAGTACGCTTTCTGTCCTTCTGGCAGACCAGCAGCCCCAAGAGGAGGTTGGGACGAACTGGTTCAAGACCTGCAAGATGGACAAAACAAGCTTAGAAAACATTTGCACTAACAGAAACAATTTCACAAAATAGACTGCCATTATTCCTGCTACTGCTAAAATAAAAGATTTGATTATTTCTGACGTATGCAATGGACACAAAAAACGGATGAACTGAGAGCCTCTAAAAATTGTCTACAATACATGCATAAAAAAACTAGTAGCACAGAAGGCTTTATCAGATATAAAAAACAAAGTTCTCCCAACTCCAAGGTGTATCTTTTTTATTCAACAAACGACAAAGGTAGGAATGACTGTTCAAGTTTACTTGTCTACAGTTTAGTCAGTAGTCATTAAACTTGTTTTGTGAATTAAACATACTGACAACAGTAATTCACCAACATCACTTGACCGCACCCGAAAATTGCCAAAACATGACTGCAAGAAAACTGGAACAGATTGTAAACTATAATATAATTCTGGTTAATCAACAGTCAGGTGCATACATTAGGTCTTACTGAAGTTTGATTTTTCAGCCTGGTCATAAAAACAAATCCAAGAAGtgtaattttatttttctgaagCTACTCAATTAATAAAGGAAACACTTTTAATATCCTCTTTCTGAGGCACAATATGCAGGAGTAGATCTCCTGATGCTTGAAACCCTCCAAGATGTACAACCTTTATACTTCTGGAAGTTCAACTACTTCTGTACTTGTAGCAATGTGGGTATCGTTAACAGTGTTGTACAATCACTGTAAAGTTTACATCAAGTACTGCAAGTTACCATATAAACACCAGTGTGGTATACAATGGATGTTATGTCATAGCAATTTATTGATTATACAGTTGTTcaattatgtttatatatgaGCCAAGTTTTAATAAACAACAGGCTGAGACTGGACTCAAATGGCACCAACCTGCGATGCAAACTTCTTCCTTTATTAGAAATGTGTGATACAAAGTCAGATACACAGCAGAGACCACAGCAGCTGttactgtatatgtacagaAGTGTGTTCTGGGGGAAATTCATCAAGGAGTGTGAGTGCCCTCTACAGTACAAACCCATGAATCCACAAGCTCTAATTAAATAAGTCCAAAGATGACACTAAATATACTCACCATAggtacaaagacaaaaaaacaactttacagCAAAAACATTACAATAAATGCAACTACATTCATGTCACCACAAAGGTATATTTGTGTATCCCTGTAAATGCTTACCTGGCCCATCAAACGGTAAAAGTTTGGAGGGTAATGGGTCCTTTGAGCCCAGTGGGATGAGATAGAGGTCTTTGATACGACGGTTGTTGTTAGCCACCACACCAAATCGTTTCCTGCTGCTAAagtaagaaaagagagagacatatgccacctcctcttcctctgtggcTGGGTGGAAACGGATCAGACACAGTTCCTGCAAACAGAGAGCAAAAAACAGTATGTAAGTGATGCAAGGccttaaaaaaaagatgttaaaCACTTTGATAGAGATTTCTCCAAACAAACCTTGGAAAGCGAGGTTTTCAGTTTCCCAACGTAGTCCCACACAGTGGTTGGAGTTATCCGTCCTCCAACATGAATGGTGTCTGGCAAATCCTGCACAACATTGACAACACTAAGTATGATGCTCTTGCTTATATGTATGCCCAAAGGTTTTGCATTCAGCTTAATCACCAGGCAAAACTGCTAACCTCCTTGAGGTGTTCAAAGGATCCTGACACCAAATAAGCCTTGGTCACAAACTTGGCCACAGCCTGCATGTTGATAAATCCTTTCCAAATCTTCTCTTGACCATGGAGAAAGATAGCTGTCTCACCCTCAGGAGGAGGCTCGGATGTACTGTAAAAACCAAACAGACTTTCTTTTAGAGAAAACCCAATATCCAAGAACAATGACACGGCCCCATCTTCCTCTACTGTAGAACCACCAATCCTGTTTAAAAATAGAATTTTACATATACGTTTTCTCATGCAATTTTAGcacacaacaaaaatatattgcTAACAAATGTTAGTCCACCACAAAACCCAGCAAGTCCGGGAAGAGCTAATTCATAAAATCGTAATGAGATTGAGCACCTTGTTTTCACTGGTTTGGACGTGGCTACTGCAGATGGTGGAGCTGGGGGCATCGGCAGTGGTGCTTTGGGTGCAATGTCTACTGGAGCACTAACAGGAGCTGGGAGTGTTTCTGCTGAGTTGTTGATGGGTTTTTCTGGAGCAGTGTAGGTGACAGTCACACTGGAGCTGTGCCTGGCCATGCGTGGGTCTCTGCGGGTGATGCTGACAGAGGACACAGTGGGAGTGATAGGTGCTGGGGCCTCGGCTGGAGGTGCCAGCATATTGAGGTCCAGCTGTGGCTGTGATTCTGGGACAGCTGACTCCATGATAGACTGGTAGGATGGAGGCATTGCGTGTTTGTAGGCTAAGGGGTCTTGGTGCTGGTAAGCTGTGGGGTCCTGTGTTTGGCTGACAGGGGAGACAGTTTCAGGCTTCTTGGTCAGTTTGGCTCTCTTAGCTGCAGGCTCGTCTTCCGTCTTCTGACCTGGAGGGCAAGATTAAAAGAGTTACCTGTTGTATAACAAATCATGTTAAATTTGCTGGATGAATATCCTTCTTCCGTGTCTCATTTACCTGTGCATATTTTACAGTTGAGGTCAAATAGATGAGTCCTGTGTTCAGAAGTTGTGTCTTTGAGCATGGTACTAAAAATGTCTGGCATGCTGCTGCCACTGTTCCCCTCCACAGCAGAGGGCTGAGCCGAAACTGAAGGAGTGGCGCTAGACTCCTCTTGGTCCTGTGGACACAGAAAAGAGGACCTCCATCAAATCTTAGGTGAAAAGGAACAGTCGATGGTCATTCACATAACACCCAGAATTTTGGATTACTATGATGTACAACACTATACTTTTTGCAAAGTACATGCGAGTAGGTTTAATGCCTAACAATGATGAAGAAAGACAAAGCtttagaaataaagaaataacacTGAAGGACAGTTGGCAAAATAACTAACCTgcaatatcttttgctacggtATTTACTTTGCCAGATTTGTGTTACACTTTGTTAATAAGCACTCCATGCACAGGTGAAAAGGAAAAGTGTGAAAGCTAAAGAAAGACAGCATGCCACCACTTACTGCAGCAGAAGCCATGCGAGTAGATGAAGTGGTGGCAGAGATACATACATCTGTATCGGATGTTGGCGGAGCATCCTCCATATCCATGCTATGTAAGCCAGAGTCATGCCTGTTGCCTAGTTTGGAATGCTCCAAAAGGACCCTTGCACTGGGAGACTGGGCCTGCAGGAAACAACCAGATAAAGTATGCTGTAGCAATTTATGTATAACAGTTCCAAACTCTCAACAGGGAACTCTTTGACCATGTGCTTGGCGTTTAGTTAAAGATAAGTAACATTTACCTCAGGAGCAGTGGGCTTCTTCCACTCGGATATCTCTTTGGAAAGCAATTCTTCCGCACTTAGTCTCACCAGTCTGAAGGGACTAACCTCACCACCCACTACCCTGTAGAACAAGCCCTGAGACAAACATAACACAGCAATTTAACACCTCAATATGAGGGACATCAAGTAAGCTCAGAAAACCAAAGCTTTTCAGGCTGTAGGCATTCACAACTCTGTAAACACAAGGTgtactaaaaatatatataaatataaaaataagtgCATGC
It includes:
- the dido1 gene encoding death-inducer obliterator 1 isoform X3 — translated: MPVEAATDSPDNRCPVRRSGRQSKRTDKLEEFLLTAKRGSRKSAPPSLESGDPPSQTPTDETASEASFDGNADTKPVEDKVESPERRTRSGARKQTQRRNRGGRRARGRGGVTVKDEGSSENEEDSRDAAKKDQLPDKTEEKKDEESYPRPEDVACTNTVQPQPEQDSERKEVLDEKNKHGDENDKVESEKETDKETDEDSTESDKPAAMLVKRGPIRTYINKKRAANKNATPVKGPAPANKITTVKRETKPKATQASGMTHKAQTQVDNDDENDSSMSSSSSSSSIDSDEGGYDPNALYCICRQKHNKRFMICCDRCEEWFHGDCVGITEARGRLMERNGEDYICPNCTAKKNQVVRPATSILATSTDIGKPRAPASALAFSATSEEKTNTSGVNAVAALPSSTAGTEEKGAEDMGIKGRIEKATNPTGKKKIKIFQPAIQQPAQPKAGPKSAPTMEKKAAPTAEQKALPDAEQKVASNVEVKTTPTVEVPDEKAGPKAEEESSLPKCIGPGCENNAQPDSVYCGNDCILEHAAAAMKSITDVKDPKQKDKAKAQKTKSTPKRSVAGGKKKPKNSREDSDSEEDRSADLDDDDDEDEHAEEHPPPPATASWSSDHNYIAVTPEKTTPISPTVLNKKSPPKEEKQSEKKEKEPPLAPEKPSRATATPVKGNKKSATTKAAKVSPKGRKPSLQATSSKAPKKPATPQSKTAAKSKKPGSTPVHTPSRFPPGPIHVTGALRVTKSNFTIPKKQPQQKDAPSHSNLSSASRVPSSPVSSAPSSHSLSSRPPHPAASAPPMSPMSPPPNNQMRTNIRRSLTDILYKRVSDSDDLKMTESEVARLAVAIEKEMFNLCLSTDSKYKNKYRSLMFNLKDPKNKGLFYRVVGGEVSPFRLVRLSAEELLSKEISEWKKPTAPEAQSPSARVLLEHSKLGNRHDSGLHSMDMEDAPPTSDTDVCISATTSSTRMASAADQEESSATPSVSAQPSAVEGNSGSSMPDIFSTMLKDTTSEHRTHLFDLNCKICTGQKTEDEPAAKRAKLTKKPETVSPVSQTQDPTAYQHQDPLAYKHAMPPSYQSIMESAVPESQPQLDLNMLAPPAEAPAPITPTVSSVSITRRDPRMARHSSSVTVTYTAPEKPINNSAETLPAPVSAPVDIAPKAPLPMPPAPPSAVATSKPVKTSTSEPPPEGETAIFLHGQEKIWKGFINMQAVAKFVTKAYLVSGSFEHLKEDLPDTIHVGGRITPTTVWDYVGKLKTSLSKELCLIRFHPATEEEEVAYVSLFSYFSSRKRFGVVANNNRRIKDLYLIPLGSKDPLPSKLLPFDGPGLEPVRPNLLLGLLVCQKDRKRTGAPLEFEEKRSKTQTKDVDDTGLPKPSPSVRAERLTRQSLDIPFSTTPPGSPPPNSSETSSSTVATSSVLSFLSSVKVTSTTTGKDSPSSSSSVASSAAAATPLQTILNTLFGKKKHDSEASNSPSDQGGELLVPPATMQQFAQSSKEKLVEEDDDRPYDPEEEYDPSRGYNVPKKPVEVVSKPEISKQPEVVANEGDDVAYDPEDDSIFEEVKTVVPGKAKIPTESVTDPQKILESLKQIGDQTFQKKGEQQTSSTGTPGASSTLSDTLLTQPAKSLLGNTQLLQLGKKVEELVKSSTVAPLINQKRDPRQSRDPRQAAAGRKLTDDPEEQEETSALLEDSTPSPQPVVQEPQLSDVTELPDSLQGSETSLPHNEVISETLPFMQSDEADVAIPLLGEEVEPDMEFNYMDEKEVKTEEAEPLKAETEMDKYSIWPNAASILKAGEDPEYEENSQDAPTTSYFNEPANTSTITSTIPVLTQSTTKVDTQSHHMPHYMSTPGFDSEYRPPADITPPSNFPPPHRMQGQSLIMRPPPMSMPPPMQGLPPMSGPPMQGPPPPIHVPLPVRGPLPMQSDNSQQYGPPPTAYPPYQNQWPSPQPLQQQVPPGPPPQNIMPPRGPPPSFPPMAQRGPAPQMFDPSIPPQHIRQQGHPTGLPPPPTFDGQNSLPPPRFTGLPPPFNFPANRGPPPPFTGPPPGHFENRLPPPSHFPGPRGPPPSQFGDHGAQPPMVDQPRGPAEHYNKDNSNAFKLNVDLHVFKDNQGPPPGPAYRGPPPNQYEDRRGPPSSSEMSGQHFNPHNQYGSSRPHSSPPHRGSFDENRGPPPQENRPHLFQHFGGSERYRFDRHSDEARPVRHSGPLLPTPPEAPIGPPSRMGAHSPDMHRDDHWRRHSPEMRRRSSTTREDSEPRSGDCFSRFEGGHREPASGPSQHSEERQRELSEDRRREREREVPHAGRPSWDRGQGKQWSREREWDRARERDHDPERSRERDRDPERTRERDRDPERTRERDRDPERGRERDRDPERGRERDRDPERGRERDRDPERGRERDRDPERGRERDRDPESGRERDRDPERGRERDRDPEHTREKEHHPERGRERDRDPERTREREHDPERTRERDRSRGREGERHRDTEGERHRDQDTDKRRDRERDRDKDKGRDSDKRDHDRDRGRNRDRERERERDRRRDRSRSRERDRDRERGKDRGKDRDRERERDRDRDRRSRSREKREEKKESKHDTPKERDITADK